A region of Acidimicrobiales bacterium DNA encodes the following proteins:
- a CDS encoding ecdysteroid 22-kinase family protein gives MAGHGIPTTVDDVTANWLTVSLRDAGALGDGTVTSFTSELIGQGVGLMGILHRLRPNYDGEPGPETVVLKTPVEHEMTRFVARTFQFYGKEVEFYRTAAARSPLATPRCLASAHDPETDDFVLLLEDLGDAEVHSQLDGCPVEVAETAVRSIAGHHAEFWESPLFTDELSWVPFGWDPPMPQGVQQGVSTAWEPFLASFGDRVDDRIRAIGERFPLVVEEMMTFPERQTTLAHGDFRLDNLFFRPGPEVVAIDWQICVRTVGAYDLGYFLSQSLTTEDRRAHEERLLEAYRDTLANSGIDYPVNQLLEDYRRTALFCLCYPIQAGGSVELVNDRAVELVGQMLDRVVAAIHDLDAGEFMP, from the coding sequence ATGGCTGGACACGGAATCCCAACGACCGTCGATGACGTCACCGCTAACTGGCTGACAGTCTCGCTGCGGGACGCTGGTGCCCTGGGCGACGGCACGGTGACCAGTTTCACGTCGGAACTGATCGGCCAGGGTGTGGGCCTCATGGGCATCCTTCATCGGTTGCGACCGAACTATGACGGCGAGCCGGGACCGGAAACGGTCGTGCTGAAGACCCCCGTGGAGCACGAAATGACAAGGTTCGTGGCCCGAACCTTCCAGTTCTACGGCAAGGAGGTCGAGTTCTACCGAACGGCGGCCGCCCGGAGCCCACTAGCTACACCCCGTTGTCTGGCATCTGCCCACGATCCGGAGACAGACGACTTCGTGCTGCTACTCGAGGACCTCGGCGATGCCGAGGTACACAGCCAGCTGGACGGCTGCCCCGTCGAGGTTGCCGAGACGGCGGTCCGCTCAATCGCCGGCCACCATGCCGAGTTCTGGGAGTCTCCGCTGTTCACCGACGAGTTGTCCTGGGTGCCGTTCGGGTGGGACCCCCCGATGCCCCAGGGGGTCCAGCAAGGAGTCTCGACGGCCTGGGAGCCGTTCCTGGCCTCGTTCGGGGACCGGGTGGACGATCGGATCCGGGCTATCGGAGAACGGTTTCCCCTAGTCGTTGAGGAGATGATGACCTTCCCGGAGCGACAGACCACCCTGGCTCACGGGGACTTCCGGTTGGACAACTTGTTCTTTCGGCCGGGCCCCGAGGTGGTGGCCATCGACTGGCAGATCTGCGTCCGTACGGTCGGCGCCTACGACCTCGGGTATTTCCTCAGCCAAAGTCTCACCACCGAGGACCGGCGGGCCCACGAGGAACGGCTCCTGGAGGCCTACCGGGACACCTTGGCCAACTCGGGAATCGACTATCCGGTCAACCAGCTTCTAGAGGACTACCGGCGGACGGCCCTGTTCTGCCTTTGTTATCCCATTCAGGCCGGGGGCAGCGTGGAACTGGTTAACGACCGGGCCGTGGAGTTGGTCGGCCAGATGCTGGACCGGGTGGTGGCAGCGATCCATGACCTGGACGCCGGAGAGTTCATGCCCTGA
- a CDS encoding alpha/beta hydrolase produces MSPIGTVAAVWRTLASPLLPVGLLLAAASCGSATTDNPAPGTAFSLVDEDCPGEAVPTRLTVSCHRLHLDHGTLGVAVLWAEDPAGLPVLHLHGGPGGRAVADRYRWLVPRSQVLEGHDVVLVDQRGGGTSTPSLDCPELDDPATPPGEAIQACRYRLDQKGVDRGSVTVGSTAADLVHLRRSLGIDAWHLHGVSSGTRIALELLRIDGSSVASAVLDSPTPPEVDLYDDLPEGVLYALTSMENLCRADATCPGGLVGPLRSVLDDLADRPVAVTIWSGEASAYDDARLIRLVADALAAPAGLNVVDGAVALAAEGRLAEAIAALTEVASTGRSAGDPTSEGARLSSECADELPFNDADPMLTGDPLLDAVARGEVKVRALCAVWQVERSPDIVDWPVPSDVPTLILSGHLDPITPIAWARRLADRLGDAVLVESERWAHAPSMSDPCAAHLVARFLDGERPLPGFARC; encoded by the coding sequence GTGTCGCCGATCGGTACGGTGGCCGCGGTGTGGCGCACGCTGGCTAGCCCCCTCCTTCCCGTCGGCCTCTTGCTGGCCGCCGCGTCCTGCGGCTCGGCAACAACCGACAACCCTGCCCCCGGAACGGCCTTCTCTCTCGTCGACGAGGACTGTCCCGGTGAGGCGGTACCCACCCGCCTGACCGTCTCCTGTCATCGTCTCCATTTGGACCACGGAACCCTCGGCGTGGCCGTCCTCTGGGCCGAGGACCCCGCCGGGCTACCGGTACTCCACCTACACGGTGGGCCGGGCGGACGGGCGGTCGCTGACCGCTACCGGTGGCTGGTCCCCCGATCCCAGGTGCTCGAAGGCCACGACGTCGTTCTCGTGGACCAGCGAGGTGGGGGAACCTCGACCCCGTCTCTGGACTGCCCCGAGCTGGACGACCCTGCCACGCCCCCAGGCGAAGCCATTCAGGCCTGCCGCTACCGGCTGGACCAGAAGGGGGTGGACCGGGGGTCAGTCACCGTCGGATCCACCGCCGCTGACCTCGTCCACCTTCGCCGGTCCCTGGGCATCGACGCCTGGCATCTACACGGGGTCTCGTCCGGCACCCGGATCGCCCTCGAGCTGCTCCGCATTGACGGATCCTCCGTTGCCTCTGCGGTTCTCGACTCCCCGACGCCCCCCGAGGTCGACCTCTACGATGACCTACCGGAAGGGGTCCTATACGCCCTCACCTCGATGGAGAACCTCTGCCGGGCCGACGCCACCTGTCCTGGGGGGCTGGTCGGCCCCCTGCGGTCGGTGCTGGACGACCTGGCCGATCGTCCAGTGGCCGTCACCATCTGGTCCGGCGAGGCCTCCGCTTACGACGATGCCCGGCTCATCCGACTGGTGGCTGACGCTCTGGCCGCCCCAGCCGGATTGAACGTGGTCGACGGGGCCGTAGCCCTGGCTGCCGAGGGCCGTCTGGCCGAAGCGATCGCTGCCCTTACCGAGGTGGCGTCAACCGGGCGATCGGCCGGTGATCCGACCAGCGAGGGCGCCAGGCTCTCCTCCGAATGCGCCGACGAGCTTCCGTTCAACGACGCCGACCCGATGCTGACGGGAGATCCCCTCCTGGACGCGGTGGCCCGCGGAGAGGTCAAGGTCCGGGCGCTGTGTGCTGTCTGGCAGGTCGAAAGGTCACCTGACATCGTCGACTGGCCGGTGCCCAGTGATGTGCCGACGCTCATCCTGTCTGGCCACCTCGACCCCATCACCCCAATCGCCTGGGCTCGCCGGCTAGCCGACAGGTTGGGCGATGCGGTCCTAGTGGAATCCGAACGTTGGGCCCATGCACCATCTATGTCTGATCCGTGCGCTGCCCACCTGGTAGCCCGTTTCCTCGATGGAGAGCGACCGCTGCCTGGATTCGCCCGTTGCTGA
- the queG gene encoding tRNA epoxyqueuosine(34) reductase QueG gives MELTANQLATELVDLGRSAGLDAVGMADARPFPEVRAELERRRAAGLSGGMQFTYRNPERSTDPSRILEGARSLVVAARRTPAPRLADVGAGRLRIAAYARHDHYADLRRGLSRLADHLQADGWAARVVADDNALVDRAAAVRAGIGWWGHNANVLLPGRGSWFVLGAVVTDAPLPASEPVDDGCGTCRRCLDGCPTGAIVEPGVVDARRCLAWLVQAPGSIPREFRAALGGRLYGCDDCQEVCPVGRSDRMADGTDDPAADVEAAWVLRAKDDELMDRFGRWYIADRDPTYLRRNALVALGNTAAGEDRAVAGLLEVYLASDDSILRSHAVWAADRLGRPDLLDGLDVGGDLMVAEELAAVRDRVEA, from the coding sequence ATGGAGTTGACCGCTAACCAGTTGGCCACCGAGTTGGTCGATCTTGGTCGCTCTGCCGGACTTGATGCCGTAGGTATGGCGGATGCCCGCCCCTTCCCCGAGGTCCGAGCGGAGCTGGAACGTCGACGAGCCGCCGGGCTGTCCGGAGGGATGCAGTTCACATACCGGAACCCAGAGCGTTCCACCGATCCCAGCCGCATCCTGGAAGGAGCCCGATCGTTGGTCGTAGCGGCCCGGCGAACGCCGGCTCCGCGGCTGGCTGATGTGGGTGCCGGTCGGTTACGCATCGCCGCTTACGCGCGTCACGACCACTATGCCGACCTGCGGCGGGGCCTGAGCCGCCTGGCCGATCACCTCCAGGCCGACGGATGGGCGGCCCGGGTGGTGGCCGACGACAATGCCCTGGTGGACAGGGCGGCCGCTGTCCGAGCCGGAATCGGCTGGTGGGGTCACAACGCCAACGTGCTCCTGCCAGGGCGGGGTAGTTGGTTCGTCCTGGGTGCCGTGGTAACCGATGCCCCGTTACCGGCATCCGAACCGGTCGACGACGGCTGTGGGACCTGCCGGCGTTGCCTCGACGGATGCCCGACTGGGGCCATTGTGGAACCGGGCGTGGTCGACGCCCGCCGGTGCTTGGCATGGCTGGTTCAGGCGCCGGGGTCAATCCCCCGGGAGTTCCGAGCCGCCTTGGGTGGCCGGCTCTACGGGTGCGACGACTGCCAGGAGGTTTGCCCCGTGGGGCGGTCGGACCGCATGGCCGACGGAACCGACGACCCGGCGGCCGACGTGGAGGCCGCCTGGGTGCTTCGGGCCAAGGACGACGAGCTCATGGACCGCTTCGGTCGGTGGTACATCGCCGACCGGGACCCGACCTACCTCCGCCGCAACGCCCTGGTGGCTCTCGGCAACACGGCGGCCGGTGAGGACCGGGCGGTCGCCGGGCTGCTCGAGGTCTACCTGGCCAGCGACGATTCGATCTTGCGCTCCCACGCTGTCTGGGCTGCCGACCGGCTGGGTCGTCCCGACCTGCTGGACGGCCTAGACGTCGGGGGTGACTTGATGGTGGCTGAGGAGTTAGCCGCCGTTCGGGACAGGGTTGAGGCGTGA
- a CDS encoding GYD domain-containing protein codes for MARIQICGKYSPGGWEGVTAEGAVSRETHMHAMFESLGAEVECYYMLPGSNYDFTMILNNADARLLAAIKKMVGPSGAVIETEADVLMTAEEWDAVEGQSYRPPGS; via the coding sequence ATGGCCCGAATCCAGATCTGCGGAAAGTACAGCCCAGGAGGTTGGGAGGGAGTCACAGCTGAAGGTGCTGTCTCTCGGGAGACCCACATGCACGCGATGTTCGAATCACTAGGCGCCGAAGTCGAGTGCTACTACATGCTTCCAGGCTCTAACTACGACTTCACCATGATTCTCAACAACGCCGACGCAAGACTCCTCGCTGCGATCAAGAAAATGGTGGGCCCCTCAGGTGCCGTAATCGAGACTGAGGCTGACGTTCTGATGACCGCCGAGGAATGGGACGCCGTGGAAGGTCAGAGTTATCGCCCTCCGGGGAGCTGA
- a CDS encoding histidine phosphatase family protein: MLYVVRHGRTAANASGLLLGHLDPDLDDLGVRQARLLAAALGPVDRVVSSPLARTRQTAEAFGIEVDVDDRWIEMNYGEFDGRPVAEVPAETWAVWRADLDWAPPGGESHRDLGIRVRAAMEDLFDASRTSDVAVVTHVSPVKAALAWTLGVGDELAWRTYVAPASVMVVGAGPAGPSLRNFNDVAHLAEG, translated from the coding sequence ATGCTCTACGTGGTCCGACACGGACGGACGGCGGCCAACGCCTCCGGCCTTCTCCTGGGCCATCTCGACCCCGATCTGGATGACCTCGGAGTGCGGCAGGCCCGATTGTTAGCCGCTGCCCTCGGCCCGGTCGATCGGGTTGTGTCCAGCCCGTTGGCCCGAACCCGTCAGACCGCCGAGGCCTTCGGGATAGAGGTAGACGTGGATGACCGGTGGATTGAGATGAACTACGGCGAGTTCGACGGCCGTCCGGTGGCAGAGGTCCCCGCGGAGACGTGGGCCGTGTGGCGTGCTGACCTGGATTGGGCTCCGCCGGGCGGCGAGTCGCACCGGGACCTGGGGATCCGGGTCAGGGCTGCCATGGAAGACCTGTTCGACGCCTCGAGGACCTCGGACGTCGCGGTAGTCACCCACGTCTCCCCGGTGAAAGCCGCGCTGGCCTGGACCCTGGGGGTTGGTGACGAACTGGCCTGGCGGACCTATGTGGCCCCAGCCTCCGTGATGGTCGTCGGGGCTGGGCCCGCCGGACCGTCTCTTCGCAACTTCAACGACGTCGCCCATCTCGCCGAAGGGTGA
- a CDS encoding glycosyltransferase family 4 protein, producing the protein MRRHLLVTNDFPPKVGGIQSYLWELWRRLPAADIAVHTTPHAEALAFDSEQAFVVTRSREPVLLPTPTVVRRVRNLAERQGAELVVWDPALPVGHAARRVGRPYAVVLHGSEVTVPGRLPMARSILARVLRGASLVICAGNYPAAEAERAAGCTLPTVVVPPGVDTDRFRPLDEAERASVRRELGLPVDAPLVVSVSRLVPRKGMDTLIRSAARLGRTEPDLVVAIAGSGRDRRRLEGLVASTGAPVRLLGRVPEELLPGLYGAGDVFAMLCRSRWGGLEQEGFGIVFLEAAAAGVPQVAGESGGAAEAVAHERTGLVMGRPDAVEQVARTLSDLLGDRERRTEMGREARRRAEVEFSYDVLARRLRAGIDEASLVG; encoded by the coding sequence GTGAGACGCCACCTACTGGTCACCAACGACTTCCCCCCGAAGGTCGGGGGGATCCAGTCCTACCTATGGGAGCTGTGGCGCCGGCTTCCGGCGGCCGACATCGCCGTGCACACCACCCCGCACGCCGAAGCACTTGCATTCGATTCTGAGCAGGCGTTCGTCGTCACCAGGTCCCGGGAGCCAGTCCTCCTACCCACCCCGACGGTGGTCCGACGGGTCCGCAACCTGGCCGAGCGACAAGGGGCGGAGTTGGTCGTATGGGATCCGGCGCTCCCCGTGGGCCACGCCGCCCGCCGGGTAGGCCGCCCCTACGCGGTAGTACTCCACGGATCAGAGGTCACGGTGCCCGGACGCCTCCCGATGGCCCGATCAATTCTGGCCCGGGTGCTTCGTGGGGCCTCCCTGGTGATCTGTGCCGGCAACTACCCGGCCGCTGAAGCAGAGCGTGCTGCCGGTTGCACCCTGCCCACCGTGGTTGTCCCGCCCGGCGTGGACACCGATCGTTTTCGGCCCCTGGACGAGGCAGAGCGGGCATCGGTACGTCGTGAACTGGGGCTACCCGTGGATGCTCCGCTCGTGGTCAGCGTCAGCCGCTTGGTGCCTCGCAAAGGGATGGACACCCTGATCCGATCAGCGGCCCGCCTCGGACGTACCGAGCCGGACCTGGTGGTGGCCATCGCCGGGTCCGGGCGGGACCGACGACGTCTGGAGGGCCTGGTGGCGTCGACCGGGGCGCCGGTCCGCCTCCTAGGCCGGGTACCCGAGGAACTCCTTCCCGGGCTTTACGGGGCCGGAGACGTCTTCGCCATGCTCTGTCGATCACGATGGGGAGGTCTGGAACAGGAGGGGTTCGGCATCGTGTTCCTTGAGGCCGCTGCCGCCGGGGTGCCCCAAGTGGCGGGCGAAAGTGGGGGGGCCGCCGAAGCCGTCGCCCACGAGAGGACGGGACTGGTGATGGGGCGACCGGACGCCGTCGAGCAGGTGGCTCGCACCCTGAGCGACTTGCTGGGTGATAGGGAGCGACGGACCGAGATGGGTCGGGAGGCCCGCCGGCGGGCTGAAGTTGAGTTCTCCTATGACGTCCTGGCTAGGCGTCTCCGGGCTGGCATCGACGAAGCGAGCCTGGTCGGCTGA
- a CDS encoding pentapeptide repeat-containing protein — MKVRGYELEIGADLAGADLTDADLRSVDLSGSWLGGAVLSGSDLSDARLVGADLRHAICRATVFADADLHHANLWNADLTDARLGGAVLSRAWLGNARLGGTDLRSADLGGAWLTAADLTGALLCATTLAGASLTRTCMRDTDLTGTFAGGADLRGAILNGATIRAANLSGAILRGTSLIDADLSLADLVGADLTGAQMDGVSLDGIRHDETTTWPEGFQPPSSGNLDDHD, encoded by the coding sequence ATGAAGGTCCGAGGATACGAGCTCGAAATCGGAGCCGACCTGGCGGGAGCCGACCTCACCGATGCCGACCTCCGGTCAGTCGACCTCAGCGGATCCTGGTTGGGCGGGGCCGTCCTGAGCGGATCGGACCTCTCTGACGCCCGGCTAGTGGGCGCTGACCTCCGGCATGCCATCTGCCGAGCAACCGTGTTCGCTGACGCGGACTTGCACCACGCCAACCTGTGGAACGCCGACCTGACCGATGCCCGCTTGGGGGGCGCCGTCCTCAGCCGGGCGTGGCTAGGAAACGCCCGGCTGGGAGGAACGGACCTCCGGAGTGCCGACCTGGGAGGGGCGTGGCTCACCGCCGCCGACCTCACCGGCGCTCTCCTCTGTGCCACCACGCTGGCCGGTGCGTCCTTGACTCGTACCTGCATGCGCGACACCGACCTCACAGGGACCTTCGCCGGAGGCGCCGACCTCCGGGGGGCCATCCTGAACGGAGCCACGATCCGGGCGGCCAACCTGTCCGGAGCCATCCTGCGGGGAACCTCGCTTATCGACGCCGACCTGAGCCTCGCCGATCTGGTGGGGGCGGACCTGACCGGAGCCCAGATGGATGGGGTGTCCCTGGACGGGATCCGCCACGACGAAACGACGACCTGGCCCGAGGGTTTCCAACCACCCAGCTCGGGCAACCTCGACGATCACGACTGA
- the trpD gene encoding anthranilate phosphoribosyltransferase, whose translation MALDDFGGWPGLLARLCDGEDLSADEAEAVLTEILGGEAEPAQIAGFLVGLKVKGETAEETTGLVRAMVAAAEPLDLPEGTIDIVGTGGGHGRRVAALNVSTMACFAAVGAGATVCKHGNRRASSTSGAFDLLEALGVDIEIAPNRLAVQVAEHRIGFAFARTFHPAMRFAGPIRAGLGIPTVFNVLGPLSHPGQPKRQVIGAADPALADRMLEVFRTGGSTHTWLVTGDAGLDEVALTGPTRILELRDGVASEWTLDPTDLGMTLAEASDLAGGSPEVNAEIAHDLFAGRERGPRRDIVALNAGAGLVVAGVADGIADGVERAIAALEDGSAAAVLESIST comes from the coding sequence ATGGCCCTTGACGACTTCGGCGGTTGGCCCGGCCTGCTGGCCCGCCTGTGCGACGGCGAGGACCTGTCGGCCGACGAGGCTGAGGCCGTTCTGACCGAGATCCTGGGTGGAGAGGCCGAACCGGCCCAGATTGCCGGTTTCCTCGTCGGGCTGAAGGTCAAGGGGGAGACGGCCGAGGAGACGACCGGCCTGGTCCGGGCCATGGTGGCGGCCGCTGAGCCGCTGGACCTGCCGGAGGGGACCATTGACATCGTCGGGACAGGGGGCGGCCACGGACGACGGGTCGCGGCCCTGAACGTCTCGACCATGGCCTGCTTCGCGGCGGTTGGGGCGGGTGCCACAGTTTGCAAGCATGGCAACCGCCGAGCGTCGTCGACCTCAGGAGCCTTCGACCTGCTGGAGGCCCTCGGAGTAGATATCGAGATCGCCCCGAACCGCCTGGCCGTCCAGGTCGCCGAGCACCGGATCGGTTTTGCCTTCGCCCGGACGTTTCATCCGGCAATGCGCTTCGCCGGTCCTATCCGGGCCGGGCTGGGGATCCCGACTGTGTTCAACGTCTTGGGCCCCCTGTCCCATCCGGGTCAGCCGAAGCGACAGGTCATCGGGGCCGCCGATCCGGCACTGGCTGACCGAATGCTGGAAGTCTTTCGGACCGGCGGTTCGACGCACACCTGGTTGGTGACTGGCGACGCCGGTCTGGACGAGGTGGCCCTGACCGGCCCCACACGGATCCTGGAACTCCGTGACGGCGTGGCATCCGAGTGGACCCTGGATCCAACCGATCTTGGAATGACATTGGCCGAAGCATCGGACCTGGCTGGGGGGAGTCCGGAGGTCAACGCTGAGATCGCCCACGATTTGTTCGCCGGTCGGGAACGCGGCCCAAGGCGTGACATCGTGGCGCTGAACGCCGGGGCCGGGCTGGTGGTGGCCGGGGTGGCCGACGGGATCGCCGACGGCGTCGAACGGGCCATCGCTGCTCTGGAGGACGGGTCGGCGGCCGCCGTACTGGAGTCGATCAGCACCTGA
- a CDS encoding pyridoxamine 5'-phosphate oxidase family protein, with the protein MTTNRRDLIRMTDVDLAAFIEEQKSLQVACRERDGSIHLSTLWFAVVDDLLAFGTYSKSQKILNLQRDDRITVLLEDGETYETLRGVMIKGRAVLRGQDNPDGVREVARAVMRRNQPEIPEEFFEEASEAWAAKRTAVLIRPEKVVSWDHTKLDGVY; encoded by the coding sequence ATGACCACCAACCGCCGAGACCTGATCCGGATGACCGATGTCGATTTGGCGGCGTTCATTGAGGAGCAAAAGAGCCTCCAGGTGGCCTGCCGCGAGAGGGACGGTTCGATTCACCTGTCTACCCTCTGGTTCGCTGTGGTCGACGACCTGCTGGCTTTCGGGACCTACAGCAAGTCGCAGAAAATCCTGAACCTCCAACGGGACGACCGGATCACCGTGCTCCTGGAGGACGGTGAGACCTACGAGACGCTGCGCGGTGTGATGATCAAGGGGCGGGCTGTCCTCCGTGGCCAGGACAACCCCGACGGGGTGCGGGAGGTGGCACGTGCCGTCATGCGACGCAACCAACCCGAGATTCCAGAGGAGTTTTTCGAAGAAGCCTCAGAGGCCTGGGCCGCCAAGCGCACAGCGGTTCTGATCCGGCCGGAGAAGGTCGTCAGTTGGGACCACACGAAGCTGGACGGGGTCTACTGA
- a CDS encoding WhiB family transcriptional regulator, translating to MEALVRTPGLTSLAVRPAPVDGDRTVEPWYLRGACRGLDSAIFYPDPVEESAIEHALSVCQRCDVRPECLDHALSRREPTGIWGGTTERDRRRILRRRRSA from the coding sequence ATGGAAGCACTCGTCCGGACCCCGGGTCTGACCTCCCTGGCCGTCCGTCCGGCGCCCGTTGACGGCGATCGGACCGTCGAGCCGTGGTACCTGCGGGGGGCCTGTAGGGGCCTCGATTCGGCGATCTTTTACCCCGATCCGGTAGAGGAGTCCGCTATCGAGCATGCGCTTTCCGTATGCCAGAGGTGTGACGTTCGGCCAGAGTGCCTAGACCACGCCCTGTCAAGGCGAGAGCCCACAGGGATTTGGGGTGGGACCACCGAGCGGGACCGCCGCCGGATCCTGCGTCGCCGCCGGTCCGCCTGA